A portion of the Micromonospora vinacea genome contains these proteins:
- a CDS encoding NAD(P)-dependent malic enzyme, protein MPSSTVDPADPVFLLHRGGKMAVTSTVPLTSREDLSLAYTPGVARVCEAIAADPALVDDYTWVSHTVAVVTDGSAVLGLGNIGPRAALPVMEGKAVLFKQFAGVDAVPVCLDTQDVDEIVAVVRALAPSFGGINLEDISAPRCFEIERRLDEALDIPVFHDDQHGTAIVVLAALRNAATLLDRKLGDLRVAVSGAGAAGVAVTKMLIAGGVNPDQVVVCDSKGIIGRHRTELTGTKAELAASTNADGRHGDITEALRDADVLVGVSGGQIPESAVAGMAPGGIVFALANPTPEVHPEVAARHVAVVATGRSDYPNQINNVLAFPGVFRGALDAGATRITEAMKVAAADAIAGVVADSLTADAIVPSPLDPRVAPAVAEAVAEAARRDGVARR, encoded by the coding sequence ATGCCTTCGTCCACCGTGGACCCCGCTGATCCCGTCTTCCTACTGCACCGGGGCGGCAAGATGGCCGTCACCTCGACAGTGCCACTCACCAGCCGGGAAGACCTCTCCCTGGCGTACACCCCGGGGGTGGCCCGGGTGTGTGAGGCGATCGCCGCCGACCCCGCCCTGGTGGACGACTACACCTGGGTGTCGCACACGGTCGCGGTGGTCACCGACGGCTCGGCGGTGCTCGGGCTGGGCAACATCGGCCCCCGGGCCGCGCTGCCGGTGATGGAGGGCAAGGCGGTGCTGTTCAAGCAGTTCGCCGGGGTGGACGCGGTGCCGGTGTGCCTGGACACCCAGGACGTGGACGAGATCGTCGCGGTGGTGCGGGCGCTGGCCCCCTCGTTCGGTGGGATCAACCTGGAGGACATCAGCGCGCCGCGCTGCTTCGAGATCGAGCGTCGGCTCGACGAGGCGCTGGACATCCCGGTCTTCCACGACGACCAGCACGGCACCGCCATCGTGGTGCTCGCCGCGCTGCGAAACGCCGCGACGTTGCTCGACCGCAAGCTCGGTGACCTGCGGGTGGCGGTGAGCGGCGCGGGCGCGGCCGGCGTGGCCGTGACGAAGATGCTGATCGCCGGGGGCGTCAACCCCGACCAGGTGGTGGTCTGCGACTCCAAGGGGATCATCGGCCGGCACCGCACCGAGCTGACCGGCACCAAGGCCGAGCTGGCGGCGAGCACCAACGCCGACGGCCGGCACGGCGACATCACCGAGGCGCTGCGCGACGCGGACGTGCTGGTCGGGGTCTCCGGCGGGCAGATCCCCGAGTCGGCGGTGGCCGGGATGGCGCCCGGCGGAATCGTGTTCGCGCTGGCGAACCCGACCCCCGAGGTGCACCCCGAGGTGGCCGCCCGGCACGTCGCGGTCGTCGCCACCGGCCGCAGCGACTACCCCAACCAGATCAACAACGTGCTGGCCTTCCCCGGGGTGTTCCGTGGCGCGCTGGACGCCGGTGCCACCCGGATCACCGAGGCGATGAAGGTCGCCGCCGCGGACGCCATCGCCGGGGTGGTGGCGGATTCCCTGACCGCCGACGCGATCGTCCCGTCCCCGCTCGACCCGCGTGTCGCGCCGGCCGTGGCCGAGGCGGTCGCCGAAGCCGCCCGCCGCGACGGCGTCGCCCGCCGCTAG
- a CDS encoding GNAT family N-acetyltransferase, whose amino-acid sequence MTSPVIPTIRPARPEDVPAVVAMVHELAEYERAPEQCHLTAEQLTSALFATAPGRGVASDAPSWSGRTTAPALFGHVAVDEHDEPVGFALWFLNFSTWAGVHGIYLEDLYVRPAGRGTGAGRLLLATLADICVRRGYRRLEWSMIDWNPAAGFYASIGAEQLSEWVSYRLSGDALRELADHATTAGTRPGD is encoded by the coding sequence GTGACCTCACCGGTCATCCCGACGATCCGGCCGGCACGTCCCGAGGACGTGCCGGCCGTCGTCGCCATGGTGCACGAGCTGGCCGAGTACGAACGTGCCCCCGAGCAGTGCCATCTCACCGCCGAGCAGCTGACCTCGGCTCTGTTCGCGACCGCTCCAGGTCGCGGCGTGGCGTCAGACGCGCCGAGCTGGAGCGGTCGGACGACTGCTCCAGCGCTCTTCGGTCATGTCGCGGTGGACGAGCACGACGAGCCGGTCGGCTTCGCGCTGTGGTTCCTCAACTTCTCCACCTGGGCCGGCGTGCACGGCATCTACCTGGAGGACCTGTACGTCCGGCCGGCCGGCCGGGGCACCGGTGCCGGTCGACTGCTGCTCGCCACGCTGGCCGACATCTGCGTACGACGCGGCTACCGGCGGCTGGAGTGGAGCATGATCGACTGGAACCCGGCCGCCGGCTTCTACGCCTCGATCGGGGCCGAGCAGCTGAGCGAATGGGTTTCCTATCGGCTCAGCGGCGACGCGCTCCGCGAGTTGGCCGACCACGCCACCACCGCCGGCACGCGTCCGGGCGACTGA
- a CDS encoding S24/S26 family peptidase, producing the protein MAADHPAEVPRLRRPLAAVLVTGPSMAPTLRHGDAVLVRPGGRPIRAGDVVVAVFRTRPDLLVVKRAVRPQDGGWWLRGDNDLITDDSRAYGVADVRGRVVARYWPRPGRMPRRQL; encoded by the coding sequence GTGGCCGCCGATCACCCGGCTGAGGTGCCCCGGTTGCGGAGGCCACTGGCCGCCGTTCTGGTCACGGGCCCGTCCATGGCCCCGACGCTGCGGCACGGCGACGCGGTGCTGGTGCGCCCCGGTGGCCGCCCGATCCGAGCCGGCGACGTGGTGGTCGCGGTCTTCCGGACCCGGCCCGATCTGCTGGTGGTGAAGCGTGCGGTCCGGCCGCAGGACGGCGGCTGGTGGCTGCGTGGCGACAACGACCTGATCACCGACGACTCCCGGGCGTACGGGGTGGCCGACGTACGCGGGCGGGTGGTGGCCCGCTACTGGCCGCGCCCCGGACGGATGCCTCGTCGTCAGTTATGA
- the sodN gene encoding superoxide dismutase, Ni, with product MRLPRILAPRVTASAHCDLPCGVYDPAQARIEAESVKMICEKYQSNTDPEFRTRAVIIKEQRAELVKHHLWVLWTDYFKPPHFEKYPNLHSLFNEATKLAGAGGVKGSLDPATADKLLAKIDEISKIFWETKKA from the coding sequence ATGCGACTTCCGCGCATCCTTGCGCCCCGCGTCACCGCGAGCGCTCACTGCGACCTGCCGTGCGGTGTCTACGACCCGGCTCAGGCCCGGATCGAGGCCGAGTCGGTCAAAATGATCTGCGAGAAGTACCAGTCGAACACCGACCCGGAGTTCCGCACCCGGGCCGTCATCATCAAGGAGCAGCGCGCCGAGCTGGTCAAGCACCACCTCTGGGTGCTCTGGACCGACTACTTCAAGCCGCCGCACTTCGAGAAGTACCCGAACCTGCACAGCCTGTTCAACGAGGCCACCAAGCTCGCCGGCGCCGGTGGCGTCAAGGGCAGCCTCGACCCGGCCACCGCCGACAAGCTGCTCGCGAAGATCGACGAGATCTCGAAGATCTTCTGGGAGACCAAGAAGGCGTGA
- a CDS encoding zinc-binding dehydrogenase: MPIMRAAFASRFDDADPLAALTVGERPEPTPPADDWVTVQLRATSLNHHDLWSLRGVGLTEAQLPMILGCDAVGLDPEGRPVVVYPVVVTPNDPRGVSILSEHFSGTLAERVAVPRSNLIPLPDGMAATDAACLPTAWLTAWRMLTTKGRVADADSVLVQGAGGGVATAAVALAVAMGKRVYATSRDAVKRDRISALGAIAVEPGARLPERVDVVIETVGAATFDHSLKSAAPMARIVVSGATAGHEPSVNLRRVFAMQLEILGTSMGTPGELYELLAFCSDNEVRPVVDSVVPFSRVEDAFARLHSGDAFGKVVIDHTA; encoded by the coding sequence GTGCCGATCATGCGTGCTGCCTTTGCCTCCCGTTTCGACGACGCCGACCCGCTCGCCGCGCTCACCGTCGGCGAGCGGCCCGAGCCGACCCCTCCGGCCGACGACTGGGTGACCGTGCAGTTGCGGGCCACCTCGCTCAACCACCACGACCTCTGGTCACTGCGCGGGGTGGGTCTCACCGAGGCCCAGCTGCCGATGATCCTCGGCTGCGACGCGGTGGGGCTGGACCCGGAGGGGCGCCCGGTGGTCGTGTACCCGGTGGTCGTCACGCCGAATGACCCGCGCGGGGTTTCCATCCTCTCCGAGCACTTCTCCGGGACGCTCGCCGAGCGGGTGGCCGTACCCCGATCGAACCTGATCCCGCTGCCCGACGGCATGGCGGCGACCGACGCGGCGTGCCTGCCCACGGCCTGGCTGACCGCGTGGCGGATGCTGACCACCAAGGGCCGCGTCGCGGACGCCGACAGCGTGCTGGTGCAGGGCGCGGGCGGTGGCGTGGCCACCGCGGCCGTCGCGCTTGCCGTCGCGATGGGCAAGCGGGTGTACGCGACCAGCCGCGACGCCGTCAAGCGGGACCGGATCTCGGCCCTCGGCGCCATCGCGGTGGAGCCCGGTGCCCGGCTGCCGGAACGGGTCGACGTGGTGATCGAGACGGTCGGCGCGGCCACCTTCGACCACTCGCTGAAGTCGGCCGCGCCGATGGCCCGGATCGTGGTCTCCGGCGCTACCGCCGGGCACGAGCCGTCGGTCAACCTGCGCCGGGTCTTCGCGATGCAGCTGGAGATCCTGGGTACCTCGATGGGCACCCCCGGCGAGCTGTACGAGCTGCTGGCGTTCTGCTCCGACAACGAGGTGCGCCCGGTGGTGGACAGCGTCGTCCCGTTCAGCCGGGTCGAGGACGCCTTCGCCCGACTGCACTCCGGCGACGCCTTCGGCAAGGTCGTCATCGACCACACCGCCTGA